A genomic window from Ruminiclostridium cellulolyticum H10 includes:
- a CDS encoding DUF4330 domain-containing protein: MKLIDEKGRLFGKVNIIDLVVVLLVLLLAAAVGYKVLSPKIASSPTAQGEVTAVVKCTFRTDTVISQVKAGQQLVFGTDYVPNATIAEVKVVPSDYTTTDAQGRVHIEKHPNLKDLYITIKAKVNTNAPILKVGTQDLCLGKKFTVKTQTMEMDGNVEMVTITK; the protein is encoded by the coding sequence ATGAAACTAATTGATGAAAAAGGCAGATTATTCGGAAAGGTTAACATTATAGATCTGGTAGTAGTTTTACTGGTTCTATTATTGGCAGCCGCGGTAGGATACAAGGTTTTGAGTCCTAAAATAGCTTCTTCTCCGACAGCACAGGGGGAAGTAACAGCAGTTGTTAAGTGTACCTTCAGAACTGATACAGTTATCAGTCAGGTAAAGGCCGGCCAACAGCTTGTTTTTGGTACTGATTATGTCCCAAATGCAACTATTGCAGAAGTTAAAGTCGTACCCTCCGATTATACAACAACAGATGCACAGGGTAGGGTTCATATTGAGAAGCATCCTAATTTGAAGGATTTATATATAACAATAAAAGCAAAAGTAAATACAAATGCACCAATATTAAAGGTTGGTACACAGGATCTTTGTCTTGGTAAGAAATTTACCGTTAAAACCCAAACTATGGAAATGGACGGTAACGTTGAAATGGTCACTATCACCAAATAA
- a CDS encoding O-antigen ligase family protein: protein MNKKTAVILSILGLLAGVCGAFAPTFLLIAFIAGVIFTAAMMFDYSKFLYVLGFYVLIDYVLRYVISSALLASFWDELLFIFALCLWLYKWVVYRKQDGYVATPLDIPLVFFVVISICLLLVNSPVMAIGIAGFRQVIQQMLWYFIVAQLVTSSRNIRWFLYIMVFIGGLLGLHGIYQYVTHAEMPSYWVDRLESGITTRVFSIIGSPNILGSLMVLLIPVAISFVFSERKIFKKIIFTGITLAMSATLIFTSSRSAWIGFVVAMGVYFWLKDKRLILLLALLVVAAYFAVPTIAHRVNYLLSPQYMISSAAGGRIARWSIGIAALQQHPWFGLGLGQFGGAVAQNFKIPGAFYVDSYFLKIAVEMGIVGLTSFCILIYNALAWGIRAVKRTADRQSLSMAQGVFAGMVGIVVPNFVENVFEVPMMTAYFWMFAAVLIALGFTLPNKGLNRLNVGSIR from the coding sequence ATGAATAAAAAAACTGCTGTAATATTATCAATATTGGGATTGCTGGCAGGGGTATGCGGAGCTTTTGCACCGACCTTTCTGCTGATTGCATTTATTGCAGGCGTAATATTTACTGCCGCAATGATGTTTGATTATTCAAAATTCCTATATGTTCTAGGGTTTTATGTTTTAATTGACTACGTATTGAGGTATGTCATTTCAAGTGCTTTGCTTGCAAGCTTCTGGGATGAACTACTGTTTATATTTGCACTGTGCTTGTGGCTCTACAAATGGGTAGTTTACCGTAAACAGGATGGCTATGTTGCAACACCTTTGGATATACCTCTTGTATTTTTTGTGGTAATCTCCATATGTTTGCTTCTTGTTAATTCACCTGTTATGGCCATCGGAATTGCCGGATTCAGACAGGTTATACAGCAGATGCTATGGTATTTTATTGTTGCACAGCTTGTAACCTCCAGCAGAAACATCAGATGGTTTTTGTACATTATGGTTTTTATCGGAGGACTTCTTGGGCTTCATGGTATTTACCAATATGTTACCCATGCAGAGATGCCGTCTTATTGGGTTGACAGGCTTGAATCGGGTATAACAACAAGGGTTTTCTCCATTATTGGAAGCCCTAATATTCTGGGAAGCCTTATGGTACTGCTGATACCCGTTGCGATTTCATTTGTTTTCAGTGAAAGAAAGATTTTCAAGAAAATCATATTTACCGGAATAACCCTTGCAATGTCTGCAACCCTTATATTCACATCCTCAAGGTCCGCTTGGATAGGATTTGTAGTAGCAATGGGCGTGTATTTCTGGCTTAAAGACAAGAGGCTTATTTTATTGCTGGCTCTGCTGGTTGTTGCCGCATATTTTGCAGTACCTACCATTGCACACAGAGTAAACTATCTGTTAAGTCCTCAATATATGATAAGCAGTGCAGCTGGTGGAAGAATTGCAAGATGGTCCATAGGTATTGCGGCACTTCAGCAGCATCCATGGTTCGGCCTCGGACTTGGACAATTCGGCGGTGCAGTTGCACAGAACTTTAAGATACCGGGTGCATTCTATGTCGACAGCTATTTTTTAAAGATTGCTGTTGAAATGGGTATTGTTGGCTTAACATCCTTCTGTATTCTTATATATAACGCTCTGGCATGGGGAATACGTGCGGTTAAGAGAACAGCAGACCGACAAAGCCTCAGCATGGCACAGGGTGTTTTTGCGGGAATGGTTGGCATTGTGGTTCCGAACTTTGTAGAAAATGTATTTGAGGTTCCAATGATGACAGCTTATTTCTGGATGTTTGCAGCCGTCCTGATAGCCCTCGGCTTCACCCTTCCTAATAAGGGGTTAAACCGTCTTAACGTAGGAAGTATAAGATAG
- a CDS encoding FtsW/RodA/SpoVE family cell cycle protein: MNQCVANFIDRVLGQVKYKKAHRIIQEELQNHIEELTETHISDGMSEDEAVKKAVRKMGDPIAIGKQLHNTHKPKTEWSIIILLGSIVLFGLYIMFQYSQITTHSFNFKRQIIFVVAGAFLTLILYFVDFVGFEKYSLPIYYSVCLLLLVITFFGSDTYGRAAIVLGGFSITPSFVAIPVLLISYSGLIRRWCDGTPRNLLKLVLSSLLPLILIFMEPSLMFSCILGAGFAIMVTYGVVSKSFKGNRKKTLFILYGGLISFILITLLYTYIYVPYRFKVLTMFANPWRDPQGSGWMNIMLHKIQSSSQFIGMSKEMMSSDTKELTLPCSETDCVFTFVVGQFGWLFGVVLLGLLGLIIIRLFMASNKVRNEYGKLLGVGICCVFSIQVIIHILSNLNLFPLTGISLPFISYGGQNYLLNMALIGMLLGIYRRKDISFKQEEKSIESLN, translated from the coding sequence TTGAACCAATGTGTCGCTAATTTTATTGATAGAGTGCTGGGGCAGGTCAAGTACAAAAAGGCCCATAGGATAATACAGGAGGAACTGCAAAATCATATTGAGGAGTTGACTGAAACACATATATCAGATGGAATGTCAGAAGATGAAGCAGTCAAAAAAGCTGTACGTAAAATGGGAGATCCAATTGCAATAGGGAAACAACTCCATAATACTCATAAACCAAAAACAGAATGGTCTATTATTATACTTTTGGGGTCAATAGTTTTATTTGGACTCTACATAATGTTTCAGTATTCACAAATTACTACACACTCATTTAATTTTAAAAGACAAATCATCTTTGTAGTTGCCGGAGCATTTCTTACATTAATCCTTTATTTCGTTGATTTCGTAGGATTTGAAAAATATTCTCTACCAATATACTATTCGGTATGTCTTTTACTGTTAGTCATTACTTTTTTTGGGTCTGACACATACGGCAGAGCAGCTATAGTCCTGGGAGGATTTAGTATAACACCGTCCTTTGTAGCCATTCCTGTACTTCTAATAAGCTATTCAGGTCTTATAAGAAGGTGGTGTGACGGAACCCCGAGAAACCTATTGAAACTGGTATTAAGTTCATTGCTTCCGTTAATACTAATATTCATGGAACCCTCACTAATGTTTTCATGTATACTGGGGGCAGGTTTTGCGATAATGGTTACATACGGCGTTGTTAGCAAAAGCTTTAAAGGGAACAGAAAAAAGACTCTTTTTATACTCTATGGAGGGCTTATTAGTTTTATATTAATAACCTTACTTTACACTTATATATATGTACCATACAGATTTAAAGTGCTTACAATGTTTGCTAATCCTTGGAGAGACCCTCAGGGCTCTGGATGGATGAATATTATGCTTCACAAAATTCAAAGCAGTTCCCAATTTATCGGAATGAGCAAAGAGATGATGAGCAGCGACACAAAAGAATTGACACTACCATGTTCAGAAACAGATTGTGTTTTTACTTTTGTGGTAGGACAATTTGGCTGGCTCTTTGGGGTAGTCCTATTAGGGCTATTGGGCTTAATAATAATCAGATTGTTTATGGCATCGAATAAGGTAAGGAATGAGTACGGAAAACTGTTGGGAGTAGGTATATGCTGTGTGTTTTCAATACAAGTGATAATCCATATACTTTCAAATCTAAACTTGTTTCCATTGACTGGTATATCCCTGCCTTTTATATCCTACGGAGGTCAAAACTATCTGCTGAATATGGCACTCATAGGGATGTTGTTAGGAATATATAGAAGGAAGGATATTTCCTTCAAACAAGAAGAAAAGTCAATAGAATCACTCAACTAA
- a CDS encoding glycosyltransferase, translating into MKKVLMIAHQFPPIGGSGVQRTVKFVKYLRNFDYEPIILTRDASNAALKDETLLSDIPKGIKVVRTNACDFAALPGIFKYFGKVVNKLLIPDSERVWQHFARKQALDAVKDNKIDVIYTTSAPYSDHLLGVYLKKHYPEIPLVCDFRDEWTNNPYHVRKGLRAKIERDQEKMVLKYADCLITNTPVMLSNFLRDNPETKGKFYVIPNGYDDEDFVGMEDIKPANVRFTLTYTGLLYGKRKPDNFFEALKRAIDEGSVDKSKINVRLIGNYKVDQLQAVIDSYNLSDVVALMPYMKHRECLLELVKSDALLLLEPSGPGAEAFYTGKVFEYMNTKRPILASIPERGAAAQLITDTKTGLVSDFNDIENTKKNLIHLYNCWDNGTNPINPVIEEVKKFERKELTKALVEVLNNSFKK; encoded by the coding sequence ATGAAAAAGGTACTTATGATCGCACACCAGTTTCCTCCTATTGGGGGCTCAGGTGTTCAAAGAACTGTAAAATTTGTTAAATATTTGAGAAATTTCGACTATGAACCGATTATTCTGACCAGGGATGCATCAAATGCCGCATTAAAGGACGAAACACTTTTATCTGACATTCCCAAAGGAATAAAGGTTGTCAGAACAAATGCTTGTGATTTTGCTGCTCTTCCGGGAATATTCAAATACTTTGGGAAGGTCGTCAACAAGCTTTTGATACCAGATTCCGAGAGAGTATGGCAGCATTTTGCCAGAAAACAGGCGTTGGATGCAGTAAAGGATAACAAAATAGATGTTATATATACCACTTCTGCCCCCTACAGCGATCATCTTCTTGGTGTATACCTGAAAAAGCACTACCCTGAAATTCCTCTGGTTTGCGATTTCAGAGATGAATGGACCAATAACCCCTATCATGTCAGGAAAGGGTTAAGGGCAAAAATTGAACGAGATCAGGAAAAAATGGTCCTCAAGTATGCTGACTGTCTTATTACCAATACTCCGGTAATGCTTTCAAATTTTCTAAGGGACAACCCTGAAACCAAAGGTAAATTTTATGTTATACCAAACGGCTATGACGATGAAGATTTTGTTGGTATGGAAGATATTAAACCTGCAAACGTCAGGTTTACACTGACCTATACCGGGCTTTTATATGGTAAGAGAAAGCCTGACAATTTCTTTGAAGCTTTAAAAAGAGCTATTGATGAAGGAAGTGTAGATAAGTCCAAAATAAATGTAAGGCTCATAGGAAATTATAAGGTTGATCAGCTTCAAGCAGTTATAGACAGCTATAATTTAAGCGATGTTGTTGCTCTTATGCCATACATGAAGCACAGGGAATGTCTATTGGAATTGGTAAAATCTGATGCACTTCTTCTTTTAGAACCGTCAGGCCCCGGTGCCGAAGCTTTTTATACCGGAAAGGTTTTTGAATATATGAATACCAAGCGGCCTATACTTGCATCAATTCCTGAGCGAGGTGCCGCAGCACAGCTTATAACAGATACAAAAACAGGTCTGGTTTCAGACTTTAACGACATTGAAAATACTAAAAAGAACCTTATTCACCTTTATAATTGTTGGGATAACGGCACGAACCCAATAAATCCGGTAATTGAAGAGGTAAAGAAGTTTGAAAGAAAAGAGCTTACAAAGGCATTGGTAGAAGTGTTAAATAATTCATTTAAAAAGTAA